The following is a genomic window from Stenotrophomonas maltophilia.
GATCAGCGCGAACAGGATCACGAACATCGCCAGGTAGAACCCGGAGAAGCTGACCGCGTACAGCGGCGGCCACGCGGCGAAGATCGCACCACCGCCCAGCACCAGCCACACCTGGTTGCCTTCCCAGACCGGGCCGATGGTGTTGATCACCAGGCGGCGCTCGGCATCGTTGCGGGCGACGAAGGGCAGCAGGGTGCCCACGCCCAGGTCAAAACCATCCATCACGGCAAAGCCGATCAGCAGGATGCCGAGCAGCAGCCACCAGATCACGCGCAGCGTGGTGTAGTCCAGAAGAATGAAATCCATCGTGGTTCTCCTGCCTCAGGCCTGGCCGGCGGCGGGCGCCGAGGCATTGTGGGAAGCATGCGGCTGGGGCGACTGCAGCGACGGCAGCACCTCGTCCGGACCCTTGCGGATCGCCTTGAGCATCAGCTTGATCTCGACCACGATCAGCGCGGTGTAGATCGCGGTGAAGCCGGCCAGGGTCAGCACGATTTCGTGCAAGGCCAGGCCCGATGCCGCATAGAACGTTGGCAGCACGCCATCAACCGCCCACGGCTGGCGACCGTACTCGGCCACGAACCAGCCGCATTCGATGGCGATCCACGGTGCCGGCAGCGTCCACAGGGCCACCTTGAGGAACCAGCGCTTGTCCTGGAAGTTGTTGCGGCAGGAGTAGTAGAAGGCCAGTGCGAAGAAGGCGATCAGGTAGAAGCCGAGGCCGGCCATCACGCGGAAGGTCCAGAACAGCGGCATCACGCGCGGCACGGTATCCATCGCCGCCTGCGAGATTTCCTGCGGGGTGGCGTTGAGGATGTCATCGCGGTAGCGCTTGAGCAGCAGGCCATGGCCCAGATCCTGCCAGTGGCGGTCGAACATCTCGCGCGCTTCGACGTCGTTCTTGTTGGCACGCAGGCGTTCCAGCGCACCGTAGGCCAGCTGGCCGCCACGCACGCGGTGTTCGGCACGCTCGACCAGTTCCAGGATGCCCGGGATCGGCTGGTTCAACGAACGGGTGGCGATCAGGCCCATCAGGTACGGGATCTTTACCGCGTAGTCGTTCTGGTGGGTCGTCTGGTTCGGGATGCCGAAGGCGGTGAAGTCGGCCGGCGCACGCTCGGTTTCCCACATCGCTTCGATCGCGGCCAGCTTCATCTTCTGGTGTTCGCTGGCGGCGTAACCGCTCTCGTCACCCAGCACCACCACCGACAGCGAGGACAGCAGGCCGAACGCCGCGGCGACCGCGAACGAACGACGGGCCAGGTCCTTGTGCTTGTTGCGCAGCAGGAACAGGGCACTGATCGCCATCACGAACACCGCACCGGTCACGTAGCCGGCGCTGACGGTATGCACGAACTTGGCCTGCGCCACCGGGTTGAACACCACCGCCATGAAGTCGACCACTTCCATGCGCATGGTTTCCGGGTTGAACACCGCACCGGTCGGGTTCTGCATCCAGCCGTTGGCGATCAGGATCCAGATTGCCGACAGGTTGGTGCCCAGCGCCATCAGCCAGGTCACCATCAGGTGCTTGACCTTGCTCAGGCGGTTCCAGCCGAAGAAGAACAGGCCGACGAAGGTGGCTTCCAGGAAGAACGCCATCAGGCCTTCGATGGCCAGCGGCGCACCGAAGATGTCGCCGACGTAGTGGCTGTAGTAGGACCAGTTCATGCCGAACTGGAATTCCATGACGATGCCGGTAGCGACGCCCATGGCGAAGTTGATGCCGAACAGGACGCCCCAGAACAGGGTCATCCTGCGCCAGATCTCCTTGCCGGTCATCACGTACACGCTCTCCATGATGGCCACCATGAAGGACAGGCCGAGGGTGAGCGGTACGAATAGGAAGTGGTACATCGCGGTCAGCGCGAATTGCAGCCGCGACAGTTCTACGACTGTCTGATCAATCATGGCCTGGCTACCTCGTTGGATAGTGCCGTTGCAGGTGGCGGGAAGGGTGGTCTACGACGTGAATGATGTGACCGACTACTTCAGAAAGCCTTGATCCAGATCAATGTATGAACAGGTCTGCGAAGGGATCGTATGCGAACCCGATGAAGACTGCGACCGCCGGCCGCAGGGGCGGGCTGTTGCCTGCGCCTACAATGCCGTGTCTCCCCCGTTGACCGTGAAGACCCCTTGAGCGCTGCCGAAACGACTTCCGCCAGTCTGTCCCCGGACGCTGAAACCACCCGTCAGCGGCGCGCGCGCACGGCCTGGCTGGCCGATCTGGCGCGGCCCGCACGCGGTCGTCAGCGCCTGGCCGCGTTGTGCATCAGCGTGTCGGGCGCGTTGCTGATCGGGCAGGCCGCCAGCATCGCCTGGCTGGTGCAGCAGGTGCTGGTGGAGCATGCCGCGCTGGCGTCGGGGCTGCCGGTATTGGGTGCGCTGGCGCTGATTCTGGTGCTGCGTACCCTGTTGGGCAGCGCCACCCAGGCGGCGGCCGGCGATGTGGCCGATGCCGCACGGCTGGCATTGCGCGAGCGTGTGTTCGCCCGCCTGCTGGGCCATGGCCCGCTATGGCTGCGCCAGCGCCGCACCGGCGAGCTGGGCGAACTGATGCTGCATCACGGCGATGCGATTGAGAATTATTACAGTGGTTTCCTGCCGGTACGGACCGAAGTGGTGGTGGTCCCGCTGCTGATCCTGGCCGCAGTGGCCTGGGTCGACTGGGTGGTGGCGCTGATCCTGCTGTTCACCGCACCGCTGGTGCCGTTCTTCATGATGCTGGTGGGGTGGGGCGCCGAGGCCGCCGGCCGTGCGCAGCTGGGAGAGCTGGCGCGGATGAGTGGCCATTTCGCCGACCGCATCAAGGGACTGGGCCTGCTGCGCCTGTATGGCCGCGGCGAGGCCGAGCTGGAGGGCATCGAGGCGGCGGCCGAGGGCGTGCGCGTGCGTACCCTGAAGGTGCTGCGCATCGCTTTCCTGTCGTCCACGGTGCTGGAATTCTTTGCCTCGGTGAGTGTGGCGATGGTGGCCTTGTACCTGGGCCTGAGCTACCTGGGCATGATGTCGCTGCACGCCAGCGTGCCGAGCCTCGGCGCCGGTCTGTTCTGCCTGCTGCTGGCCCCGGAGTTCTACGCCCCGCTGCGGCGCCTGGCCGCGCACTACCACGACCGCGCCAATGCCTTGGCCGCCGCGGCCGAAGTAGAGCGTCTGCTGCAGTCGTTGCCCGATGAGCAGAACCTGGTCGAGAACGAGACCGTACCGCTGGCGGTGGAGCCGGCCGAGGCCGCATTGCCGCCACTGCAGGCGCGCGGCCTGGTGCTGCGCCCGCTGGGTGCGCCGCAGGATGTACTGCAGAATCTGGACGTGCTGCTGGAGCCGGGACAGCGGCTGGCCCTGGTCGGCCCCAGTGGCAGTGGCAAGAGCACGCTGCTGGAAGCGCTGGCCGGCTGGTTGCCGCCGCGCGCCGGAAAGTTGCAGGTGCGCCCCGGCGTCCAGGTGGCCTATGCCAGCCAGCGCCCGTACCTGTTCCACGGCAGCATCGCCGACAACCTGCGGCTGGCCGATCCCGGGGCCACCGACGCGCGCCTGCGTGCGGTCGCCGAGGCCGCGCAGGTGCTGCAGTTCGCACAGCGCCTGCCGCAGGGGCTGGATACGGTGATCGGCGAGCGCGGTTTCGGCCTGTCCGGTGGCGAAGCACGACGCATCGCCCTGGCCCGCTTGCTGCTGCGCGACCCGCAGGTGCTGCTGCTGGACGAACCCACCGCCTTCCTCGATGCCGATACCGAAGCGGCACTGCTGCGCAGCCTGGCCGCGTATGCGCGCGGGCGCAGTGTGGTGGTGGCCACCCACAGCCCGACCGTGATCGCCTGGGCCGACCGCTGCCTGCTGCTGCCAGAAGGTCGCCTGGTCGAACCGGCGCAGGCGGTGCGCGCATGAACCGTTCGCCCGATTCGCTGCGCGCGGTGTTCCTGCGCCATCGGCCGCGCCTGCTGCTGACCGTGCTGCTGCTGTGGACCACGATGCTGGCCGGTACCGCACTGCTGGGCCTGTCCGGTGGTTTCCTCACCGCGGCTGCGCTGGCCGGTGCGGCCGGGCTCGGCCAGGGCTTCAACTTCTTCTCACCGTCGGCCGGTATCCGTGGCCTGACCATGGCCCGGATCGTGTCGCGCTACTTCGAGAAGCTGGTTGGCCACGACGCCACCCTGCGCATCGCCCGCGACCTGCGCGTGTGGTTCTTCCGCCGCGCGCTGCCGCTGGCACCGGCCCGGCTGGGCGCCACCCGTACCGGCGACCTGCTGGCACGCCTGCTCGGTGACATCGGTGAGGTCGATGGCCTGCTGGTGCGCGCCATCGGTCCGCTGCTGGCGCTGGGCGGATTGTCGCTGGTGGCGATTGCTTCGGCGGCGATGATCCTGCCATCAGCGGCGCTGCTGCTGGCGGTACTGGCGGTGCTGATCGCCTTCGGTGTGCCGTGGCTGGGCGTGCGCGGCCGCGATGATGAAGAGGCCGACCGCGCCGCGCATCGCGCCGCGCTGCGCACCGCCGCCTTCGAGGGGCTGGAAGGCGTGGGCGATCTGGCCGCGCTGCATGCCGATGCAGCGTGGCAGCTGAAGGTGCGGGTGGCGGCCAAGCAGCTGGCCTCGCGCGACCGGCGCCGGCGCTGGCGATTGATTGCCGGCTCCACGCTGCATGGGCTGGTCGCCGGGCTTGGGCTGGTGGCCATGCTGGCACTGGCCCTGCACGCTGCCGAGCAGCAGCGCATCGCGGCGGAAATGGCGGCCGGCCTGGTCTTCCTCACCGTCGCGCTGATCGAGCTATGGGCGGGCATGGGCCTGGCCTGGCAGTCGCTGCAATCCGGGCGCATCGCCGCCGATCGCCTGCAGGCCATTGTCGAGCAGCCGCTGACGGTGGAGGACCCGCAGGCGCCGCAGCCGGTGCCGCAGGCGGCGCGTGTGCACTGGAATGACGTGCACTTCCAGTGGCCGGGTGCAGCGCGGCCGGTACTGGCCGGTGTACAGCTGACCCTGGCGCCGGGCGAACGCATTGCCGTGCGCGGTGACAGTGGCTGCGGCAAGACCACGCTGTCCAGTCTGCTGCTGCGCCTGTGGGATCCGCAGCAGGGACGGTTGACCTATGGCGGCCGTGATCTGCGCGATTTCGCCCAGGCCGAATGGCATCGGCAGCTGGCCTGGCTGCCGCAGAACGCACCGGTGTTTGCCGGAACGGTGGCCGAGAATCTGCGGCTGGGCGATCCCGATGCCAGCGACGCCGCGCTGTGGGCGGTGCTGCGCCGGGTACGCCTGGGCGAATGGGCCGAGCACAACGGTGGCCTGCAGACCTGGGTGGGCGAGAACGGCGCGACGCTGTCGGCTGGCCAGGCGCGGCGCCTGGCACTGGCGCGTGCGCTGCTGCGCAACGCGCCGATCCTGCTGCTGGACGAACCGACCGAAGGCCTGGACGTGGATACGGCGCGCGCGCTGTTGCAGGATCTTTCCGCGCTGCTGGACGGTCGCAGCCTGCTGATGATCACCCACGATGATCTGCCCGGAGGCGTGGTGGATGCGCAGTACCGGATGCGTGATGGGGTGCTGGTCCGCGAAGCGTGAATGGTAGTGCCGGCCGCTGGCCGGCACTACCGATTGCGAGGGTTATCGCGAAAACTCGCGCAGCAGCACCGCGATCGAGGCCACGTTGGCCAGCACACACAGCCAGAACACCCATTGGAATGCGGCCTTGCGGTGCTTGTGGCGGAATACGGCCTGGCCGAGCAGCGCGCCGGGCCAGCCGCCGGCGAACGCCAGCAGCTGCAGCGTGCGTTCGGGAATCCGCCATTGCTTTCGCTGGGCCGCGCGTTTGTCGTGGCCGTACAGCCCGAACGACACTGCGCTGACCAGCAGGCACCCGCCGCCCAGCCACAGCGGCAGCACGCCGCTGATCATCAATGCGATCAAGGCGCCGAACGCGGCCAGCGCCAGGTTGCGCCGCCAGCCCACTTACAGCGCGTCGAGGAAGTCGCGCACGGCCGGGCCGAACCGCTCGAAATCGACCAGGAACGCATCATGGCCCTGCGGCGATTCCAGGCCGATGAAGCGCGCCTCGGCACCACCGGCACGCAGGCCGTCGGCGACCTGTTGCTGCTGCTGCACCGGGAACAGGATGTCGGTGTTGGCGCCGATGGCCAGCGCCTTCTCCACCCGGATCTTCGCCAGCCCGGCCAGCACGTCGCCATCGGCGTACTCGGCCAGGTCGAACCAGTCCATCGAACGGCTCAGGTACAGGTAGCAGTTGGGATCGAAGAAGCGCACGAAGCGACGCGCGTGGCCTTCCAGGTAGCTTTCCACCTGGAATTCCAGGCCGAACGGATCGTCGTCGGCCTGGTCCGAATCCAGCCGCACGCGGCCGAATCGGCCGTCCCATTCCAGTGCGGAGCGATAGGTGATCACGCCCAGCTTGCGCGCCATGCGCATGCCGGACTCGGGGTATTCGGCGTCGTCGTAGTGGCCGCCATTCCAGCGCGGGTCGAGGCGGATCGCCTCGCGCTGCAGCGAGCGGATCGCGATCGAGAACGGCAGCGCCTGCGCACTGCCGGAGATGTTGATGTGACTGCGTGCGATGCCCGGGTGCAGCATCAGCACGGCCAATGCGGTCATGCCGCCCATCGAATTGCCGACCACGCAGGCCAGCTGGGTGATGCCCAGCGCACGCACGACCTCGACGGCGGCACGGGCACCGTCTTCGATCGACAGCTCGGGGAAATCGAGGCGGTAGGGCTGGCCAGTGGCGGGGTTGAGCGAGGCCGGGCCGGTCGAACCTTTGCAGCTGCCCAGCGAATTGACGCACACCACAAACCAGCGGTCGGTATCGATCGGCTTGCCCGGGCCGACCATCGCTTCCCACCAGCCCGGTGCCGGGTTGGCCTCATTGGCGGCGGCATGCGCGTCCGGGGAAAGGCCAGTGACGATCAGGATCGCGTTGCTGCCATCGGTGGCCAGCGTTCCCCAGGTTTCGAAGGCCACGCGTGCGCCGTGCAGGGCGCCACCGCGCTTGAACGGGAACGGCGAGGGCAGGGCGTGGAAACGCGTGCCGGGCGGGATGAATTCGGTCATGAGGGCATTCTAGCGGGGCGGCATGTGCAGCTGGCGACACGCTGGTTTCCATTGGCGATCGACACGGTAGTGCCGGCCGCTGGCCGGCAACCTCATGAACCTTGATGCGCCTGCGTGGTTGCCGGCCGGCGGCCGGCACTACCGCGCGGTGCGCTACGGAAACCGCAGCTCCACGACGCCTTCATGAGGCAGGCTCACCTTTACCGGGACGCTCTGCAGGTCATCTTCGCTCCGGTTGGCGCTGCCGCTGCGCGAGATGCGCGCCAGCACTTCCACTTCGCGGTGCGCCGACAGCGGTGCGGTGGGCATCGGGCTGTCGGCGTCGCCCAGCCCGACTGTGGCCGGGAAGCCGGCCAGTGGCAGCTTGCGTGCGGCCACCGGCATCGGCGGCCCGCCGACGGCACGCGCCAGCACGAACACCTGGGTGCTGGCCGGCCACTCGGCCGCTTTCATGGCCGGCAACTGCACACGTACCTGCAGCAATGCCGGCGCCGCTGCAACCGTTGCCTCGGCGGACTGGCCGGCCGCCTCACGGGCGATGGCAATCTGCGCCTGCAACGCCTGCGCGGCACCGGGTTCCAGCCGTGGCAGCAAACTGCTCCATACATCGGCGGCCTCGGCATTGCGGCCACGCTGGCGCAGGGCGATGCCCAGCAACCAGCTGGCCCGCTCCGCGTCCGGGGCCAGTGATCGAGCCTGCTGCAACCAGGCCACGGCGGTGTCATCGAACTGCTTGCCCGGGTCGGCCTGGGCACGCGCCTGCGCCGCTTCCACCAGCACTCCCGGATCATCGGGGGCGAGCGCTGCGGCGCGGGCGAACGCGGCGGCCGCGGCGGGAGCGTCGCCCAGTTCGGCCTGCGAACGGCCCAGCAGGGCCCAGCCATCGGCACGCTGCGGATCGCGCTTCAGTGCGTCCTGCAGGGCCTGCACCCCATCGTGCAAGGTCGCCACCGTGGCTGCCGGTTTCAGCTGCGCAGCACGGGGATCACCCACCAGCACATACAGGCAGGTACCGGCAACGCCGAGTGCGAGCACACCCACGAAAAACCCTTTGCGGCCGTGGTGGCGCAGCGGCCACAGCACCAGCACCGCCATCAGTGCTGCCACGGCTCCGGCCATTGTCGGCAGCCACACGTTCACCAGCCGTCTCCTTCATCGTCCTTGCCGGCCGGTGCGGCAGCCACCGTGCGCCCGCGGCGGCGGACGATGCCCAGCACCACCAGCGCACCGGCACCGAGTACCAGCAACGGGCCGCCCCACAGCAGCCAGGTGCCCGGCTGCAGCGGCGGCTGGTAGAGCACGAACTCGCCATAGCGGGCCACCAGGAACTGCTTGATCTGCGCATCGTCGTGGCCCTGCTGCATCAGCTGCAGCACCTCGCGGCGCAGGTCCTGGGCAATCTGGGCATTGGAGTCGGCCAGCGACTGGTTCTGGCACTGCACGCAGCGCAGCTGCGCGGCCAGGTCATGGAAGCGACGCTCTTCGGCGCCATCGCGGAACTGCAGCGGCTGCGGGTCGTGCAGCGGCTGCTGGGCCAGCGTGGCCAGTGGCAGCATCAGCAGCAGCACCAGCAGCCAGCGCATCGGGTTACGGTGCCGTATGCAGGGTAGTGCCGGCATTGCCCTGCGCCTTTTCGATCTTTTCCAGCGCCGGGATCAGCTTCTCGTCGACCACACGCTGGGTCATCGCACCGCTGTACTTCCAGCGCACCACGCCGCTGCCATCGACCAGGAAGGTCTCCGGCGCAGCGGTCACGCCCCAGTCGATCGCGGTACGTCCCTCGACATCGCTGAGCACCACCATGAACGGATTGCCCAGCTGTTCCAGCCAGTGCAGTGCGTCGGTCGGGTCGTCCTTCCAGTTGTAGCCGATCACGCGCACGCGCTTGCTCTCGGCGAAACGGGTCAGCACCGGGTGTTCCTCGCGGCAGGCCGCGCACCAGCTGCCCCACACGTTCAGCAGGTAGGGGGCGCCGCGCAGCTCATCGCTGCGCACGATCATGTCCGGGTCGTGCAGCACCGGCAGCGCGAACGCCGGCGCGGGCTTGTCGATCAGTGCCGAAGGCAGCACGTCACGCTGCGGGTCGCCCGATTTCATCACCCCGTAGATCATCAGCCCGAGCAGGCCGAAGAAGAACAGCACGCCGATCACGATGGCTACCGGCGGCAGCGGGCGGGAGGGGCGCGGGGCGGGGGACTCGGACATGGAAACTCCTACGGACGACGGAAACGGCGGTCAGC
Proteins encoded in this region:
- a CDS encoding DUF1294 domain-containing protein yields the protein MGWRRNLALAAFGALIALMISGVLPLWLGGGCLLVSAVSFGLYGHDKRAAQRKQWRIPERTLQLLAFAGGWPGALLGQAVFRHKHRKAAFQWVFWLCVLANVASIAVLLREFSR
- a CDS encoding c-type cytochrome biogenesis protein CcmI/CycH, yielding MVNVWLPTMAGAVAALMAVLVLWPLRHHGRKGFFVGVLALGVAGTCLYVLVGDPRAAQLKPAATVATLHDGVQALQDALKRDPQRADGWALLGRSQAELGDAPAAAAAFARAAALAPDDPGVLVEAAQARAQADPGKQFDDTAVAWLQQARSLAPDAERASWLLGIALRQRGRNAEAADVWSSLLPRLEPGAAQALQAQIAIAREAAGQSAEATVAAAPALLQVRVQLPAMKAAEWPASTQVFVLARAVGGPPMPVAARKLPLAGFPATVGLGDADSPMPTAPLSAHREVEVLARISRSGSANRSEDDLQSVPVKVSLPHEGVVELRFP
- the metX gene encoding homoserine O-acetyltransferase MetX, whose product is MTEFIPPGTRFHALPSPFPFKRGGALHGARVAFETWGTLATDGSNAILIVTGLSPDAHAAANEANPAPGWWEAMVGPGKPIDTDRWFVVCVNSLGSCKGSTGPASLNPATGQPYRLDFPELSIEDGARAAVEVVRALGITQLACVVGNSMGGMTALAVLMLHPGIARSHINISGSAQALPFSIAIRSLQREAIRLDPRWNGGHYDDAEYPESGMRMARKLGVITYRSALEWDGRFGRVRLDSDQADDDPFGLEFQVESYLEGHARRFVRFFDPNCYLYLSRSMDWFDLAEYADGDVLAGLAKIRVEKALAIGANTDILFPVQQQQQVADGLRAGGAEARFIGLESPQGHDAFLVDFERFGPAVRDFLDAL
- a CDS encoding cytochrome ubiquinol oxidase subunit I, whose protein sequence is MIDQTVVELSRLQFALTAMYHFLFVPLTLGLSFMVAIMESVYVMTGKEIWRRMTLFWGVLFGINFAMGVATGIVMEFQFGMNWSYYSHYVGDIFGAPLAIEGLMAFFLEATFVGLFFFGWNRLSKVKHLMVTWLMALGTNLSAIWILIANGWMQNPTGAVFNPETMRMEVVDFMAVVFNPVAQAKFVHTVSAGYVTGAVFVMAISALFLLRNKHKDLARRSFAVAAAFGLLSSLSVVVLGDESGYAASEHQKMKLAAIEAMWETERAPADFTAFGIPNQTTHQNDYAVKIPYLMGLIATRSLNQPIPGILELVERAEHRVRGGQLAYGALERLRANKNDVEAREMFDRHWQDLGHGLLLKRYRDDILNATPQEISQAAMDTVPRVMPLFWTFRVMAGLGFYLIAFFALAFYYSCRNNFQDKRWFLKVALWTLPAPWIAIECGWFVAEYGRQPWAVDGVLPTFYAASGLALHEIVLTLAGFTAIYTALIVVEIKLMLKAIRKGPDEVLPSLQSPQPHASHNASAPAAGQA
- a CDS encoding cytochrome c-type biogenesis protein, which gives rise to MRWLLVLLLMLPLATLAQQPLHDPQPLQFRDGAEERRFHDLAAQLRCVQCQNQSLADSNAQIAQDLRREVLQLMQQGHDDAQIKQFLVARYGEFVLYQPPLQPGTWLLWGGPLLVLGAGALVVLGIVRRRGRTVAAAPAGKDDEGDGW
- the cydD gene encoding thiol reductant ABC exporter subunit CydD; this translates as MSAAETTSASLSPDAETTRQRRARTAWLADLARPARGRQRLAALCISVSGALLIGQAASIAWLVQQVLVEHAALASGLPVLGALALILVLRTLLGSATQAAAGDVADAARLALRERVFARLLGHGPLWLRQRRTGELGELMLHHGDAIENYYSGFLPVRTEVVVVPLLILAAVAWVDWVVALILLFTAPLVPFFMMLVGWGAEAAGRAQLGELARMSGHFADRIKGLGLLRLYGRGEAELEGIEAAAEGVRVRTLKVLRIAFLSSTVLEFFASVSVAMVALYLGLSYLGMMSLHASVPSLGAGLFCLLLAPEFYAPLRRLAAHYHDRANALAAAAEVERLLQSLPDEQNLVENETVPLAVEPAEAALPPLQARGLVLRPLGAPQDVLQNLDVLLEPGQRLALVGPSGSGKSTLLEALAGWLPPRAGKLQVRPGVQVAYASQRPYLFHGSIADNLRLADPGATDARLRAVAEAAQVLQFAQRLPQGLDTVIGERGFGLSGGEARRIALARLLLRDPQVLLLDEPTAFLDADTEAALLRSLAAYARGRSVVVATHSPTVIAWADRCLLLPEGRLVEPAQAVRA
- the cydC gene encoding thiol reductant ABC exporter subunit CydC, whose translation is MNRSPDSLRAVFLRHRPRLLLTVLLLWTTMLAGTALLGLSGGFLTAAALAGAAGLGQGFNFFSPSAGIRGLTMARIVSRYFEKLVGHDATLRIARDLRVWFFRRALPLAPARLGATRTGDLLARLLGDIGEVDGLLVRAIGPLLALGGLSLVAIASAAMILPSAALLLAVLAVLIAFGVPWLGVRGRDDEEADRAAHRAALRTAAFEGLEGVGDLAALHADAAWQLKVRVAAKQLASRDRRRRWRLIAGSTLHGLVAGLGLVAMLALALHAAEQQRIAAEMAAGLVFLTVALIELWAGMGLAWQSLQSGRIAADRLQAIVEQPLTVEDPQAPQPVPQAARVHWNDVHFQWPGAARPVLAGVQLTLAPGERIAVRGDSGCGKTTLSSLLLRLWDPQQGRLTYGGRDLRDFAQAEWHRQLAWLPQNAPVFAGTVAENLRLGDPDASDAALWAVLRRVRLGEWAEHNGGLQTWVGENGATLSAGQARRLALARALLRNAPILLLDEPTEGLDVDTARALLQDLSALLDGRSLLMITHDDLPGGVVDAQYRMRDGVLVREA
- a CDS encoding DsbE family thiol:disulfide interchange protein, with protein sequence MSESPAPRPSRPLPPVAIVIGVLFFFGLLGLMIYGVMKSGDPQRDVLPSALIDKPAPAFALPVLHDPDMIVRSDELRGAPYLLNVWGSWCAACREEHPVLTRFAESKRVRVIGYNWKDDPTDALHWLEQLGNPFMVVLSDVEGRTAIDWGVTAAPETFLVDGSGVVRWKYSGAMTQRVVDEKLIPALEKIEKAQGNAGTTLHTAP